One Rhodothermales bacterium genomic window carries:
- a CDS encoding RagB/SusD family nutrient uptake outer membrane protein has protein sequence MRHSNMIKRILPVLCMVVLWTGCDSFLEPDPASFSTTANFYETPTQMEQAVNGVYARLRGFMGDEDYRYMTDLRGPTLTRHFDVNLPHTVAGIPQLDEFTMDVANGVVERNWQRMYQTIKEANVVIGRIDAVEFPDAAQKDRIIGEAKFIRALCYWNGVQFWGDIPLSLEEITSPSQAVPEGGRRPASEVYTQIVTDLQDAIAKLPVSYSGANVGRATQGAARFLLGKTYLLTGNFTGAATEFTALDAGPYSYSMMPTYLSVFDPANKNNAESIFELQFNPNIAGQPQIDALLVDILPYTAGGVFAIPTVVPLGRYMPTPDVINAYEPGDLRYADAIGWWEAAGNSAYPEIAFNDSIPYLNKFYWPAAINGQGQMNVNWISFRFADALLSAAEAYWRSSNDGQAMTYLNRVRDRAGLPPVNLGDFSGATTGSPMGDAILHERMIELLGEGHYWLDLMRFGSDVAERVMVAHGQAFRARDSKTLDVYNIRPDRFLYMVPPREILLGELTQNPGWN, from the coding sequence ATGAGACATTCGAATATGATCAAACGCATCCTGCCCGTGCTCTGCATGGTTGTGCTGTGGACGGGCTGCGATTCGTTCCTCGAACCCGACCCGGCCTCGTTCTCGACGACGGCCAACTTCTACGAGACGCCTACGCAAATGGAGCAGGCGGTCAATGGCGTGTATGCGCGCCTTCGGGGCTTCATGGGCGATGAAGATTATCGCTACATGACCGACCTCCGCGGGCCCACGCTGACGCGCCATTTCGACGTCAACCTGCCGCATACGGTCGCCGGCATCCCGCAGCTGGATGAGTTCACGATGGACGTCGCCAACGGCGTCGTGGAGCGCAACTGGCAGCGGATGTACCAGACCATCAAGGAGGCCAACGTCGTCATCGGCCGCATCGACGCTGTCGAGTTTCCCGACGCCGCCCAGAAGGACCGCATCATCGGTGAGGCGAAGTTCATCCGGGCGCTGTGCTACTGGAATGGCGTGCAGTTCTGGGGCGATATCCCGCTTTCGCTCGAAGAAATCACGTCCCCGTCGCAGGCCGTGCCCGAAGGCGGGCGTCGCCCCGCGTCGGAGGTCTACACCCAGATCGTGACCGACCTTCAGGATGCCATCGCGAAGCTGCCCGTCAGCTACAGCGGGGCCAACGTGGGTCGTGCCACGCAGGGTGCCGCGCGCTTCCTGCTGGGCAAGACCTACCTGCTCACCGGCAACTTCACCGGCGCCGCCACCGAATTCACGGCACTCGACGCGGGCCCCTACAGCTACTCGATGATGCCGACCTACCTGTCGGTCTTCGATCCCGCGAACAAGAACAACGCGGAATCGATCTTCGAACTGCAGTTCAACCCGAACATCGCCGGGCAGCCGCAGATCGACGCGCTCCTCGTGGACATCCTGCCGTACACGGCCGGCGGCGTCTTCGCCATCCCGACCGTCGTACCCCTCGGCCGGTACATGCCGACGCCGGACGTGATCAACGCGTACGAGCCGGGCGACCTGCGGTACGCCGACGCGATCGGCTGGTGGGAAGCCGCGGGCAATAGCGCCTACCCGGAAATCGCCTTCAACGACTCGATCCCGTACCTCAACAAGTTCTACTGGCCGGCGGCCATCAACGGCCAGGGCCAGATGAACGTCAACTGGATCTCGTTCCGGTTCGCCGACGCGCTCCTCTCGGCGGCGGAAGCGTACTGGCGCTCGAGCAACGATGGGCAGGCGATGACGTACCTGAACCGGGTGCGCGACCGTGCCGGCCTGCCGCCGGTCAACCTGGGTGATTTCTCGGGCGCCACGACCGGCAGCCCGATGGGCGATGCCATCCTGCACGAGCGGATGATCGAACTGCTGGGCGAAGGCCACTACTGGCTCGACCTCATGCGCTTCGGCTCCGACGTCGCGGAACGCGTGATGGTCGCGCACGGTCAGGCCTTCCGCGCGCGCGACTCGAAGACGCTGGATGTGTACAACATCCGGCCGGACCGCTTCCTGTATATGGTCCCGCCCCGCGAAATCCTGCTCGGCGAATTGACGCAGAATCCAGGCTGGAACTAG
- a CDS encoding outer membrane beta-barrel protein has translation MTASPSKGLLLASLLVLLTLPAKAQIGFAGGYALNMANSPSFTSSASNSFEPSGGFNLGMFYDFRFGKVTFRPGAFVRQADFDWEIEGLSAALNPLKSSIRVAEFPLDFLIHFRMETLSPYVVLGPSFNFLHTDQPDLRQTLDNPKGSTSFASFNIGAGLEFQPEGWGLVFFPEIRYGLALSGFMDEDYIVRTIAFSSDQQRISNLVLRLGISLPSY, from the coding sequence ATGACCGCATCGCCAAGCAAGGGATTATTACTCGCATCTCTGCTCGTGTTGCTGACGTTGCCGGCGAAAGCGCAGATCGGCTTTGCCGGCGGATATGCGCTGAACATGGCCAACTCGCCCAGTTTCACGAGTTCGGCCTCCAATTCGTTCGAACCCTCGGGCGGTTTTAATCTGGGCATGTTCTACGATTTCCGTTTTGGGAAAGTCACGTTCCGTCCCGGCGCGTTCGTTCGTCAGGCCGACTTCGACTGGGAGATCGAGGGGTTGAGCGCTGCACTGAATCCGCTGAAGTCGAGCATTCGCGTCGCCGAATTCCCGCTCGATTTCCTGATCCATTTCCGGATGGAAACGCTCAGCCCCTATGTCGTGCTGGGTCCCTCGTTCAACTTCCTGCACACGGATCAACCCGATCTGCGGCAGACGCTGGACAATCCGAAGGGATCGACGTCGTTCGCCAGCTTCAACATCGGCGCCGGCCTCGAATTCCAGCCCGAAGGCTGGGGCCTCGTGTTCTTCCCCGAGATCCGCTACGGACTCGCGCTCTCCGGATTCATGGATGAGGACTACATCGTCCGCACCATCGCCTTTTCCTCGGATCAGCAGCGCATCAGCAACCTCGTGCTTCGTCTCGGGATCTCGCTGCCGTCCTATTGA
- a CDS encoding TonB-dependent receptor plug domain-containing protein, whose product MPGSRLLIACFCLGAPLVLGACASSRDMASEEPEEEVDPYVADVRSRGIAAAAGQHVGWASVVEDEENNRQHAFTEQLLHGQVAGVEVDELPGGGFKVRIRNASSFLGGTEPLYVVDGMPVLHHDGNGLSWLNIRDVKRIEIIKDVGSTALYGARGANGVVLITTKLGPDDNE is encoded by the coding sequence ATGCCTGGTTCACGCCTGCTGATTGCCTGTTTTTGCCTCGGCGCTCCTCTCGTACTGGGCGCATGCGCCTCGAGCCGTGACATGGCCTCCGAGGAGCCTGAAGAGGAAGTGGATCCGTACGTCGCGGACGTACGCTCGCGCGGCATCGCGGCCGCCGCCGGCCAGCATGTCGGCTGGGCCTCGGTCGTCGAGGACGAGGAGAACAACCGGCAGCACGCCTTCACCGAGCAATTGCTGCACGGTCAGGTCGCCGGCGTGGAGGTGGATGAACTGCCCGGTGGCGGCTTCAAAGTCCGGATCCGCAACGCCAGCTCCTTCCTCGGTGGAACCGAACCCCTGTATGTCGTCGACGGCATGCCCGTGCTGCATCACGACGGGAACGGTCTCAGCTGGCTGAACATCCGCGACGTGAAGCGCATCGAGATCATCAAGGACGTCGGCTCCACGGCGCTCTACGGCGCGCGGGGCGCGAACGGCGTGGTGCTGATCACGACGAAACTCGGGCCGGACGACAACGAGTAG
- a CDS encoding SusC/RagA family TonB-linked outer membrane protein, giving the protein MLVLAVCSAFTFSPQQALAQGTVSGVITDVKTGDPLPGATVSLVGTSKGATSDLNGRYTITNVAPGTYIARARFVGFVPIERTDVVVTAGGTTNVDFGMTESAIDLGEVTVVGYGTVRSEDVTGSVGVINAENISGMPRTSVDQVIQGQIAGVQVQTATGVPGGGPNIQVRGIGNVGAGGQPLYVVDGFALPQADQTTTNVRNPLADIPAEDIASITLLKDASATAIYGSRASNGVVIVTTKSGSAGPRQLSISAYSGQNHPIDRMTIDAANGYEFALFQNRLWQGRIDAGTATAIPVEYQNPEQYRGQGTNWWDQINRVSNQYNIQVSASGGSNQVRSYFSAGYTRQEGQVLNTDFNRVSLRANLEANLSDKVTAGLRVAPVFSIRNLGFEGGTGRGGNNDPGGGAWMMCPLSPVRLADGSLNPQIGDTSDEVGCTGVWSQPNPVLWLNEDVDKQTGLRAISSAFVNYEIVDGLELRQSFNVDYSSSDREQFRPSTIGQIRVSPPTVPSGSFGTSSYLNWLSETTLNLTKNIGPGRLDALAGVTAQRENTITSAFNGLFPSDDIRTLNVAFNLTGNTNEQSWSLLSGLARLNYNIKDKYVFTGTIRTDGSSRFGENKRWGTFPSGAFAWNLHNEKFMAGLRTDVPELRARISYGETGNNQIGNYSQLGTVVTGNYVLGNNEAAGRLLNTLGNADLAWEKTEEVNFGLDAALHNYQVRLSMELYQRNTNSLLLQRDLPYLTGFTNVTQNLGEIRNRGLELSLSTVNVSRDKFSWTTDFNVAFNRNQVTKLPDGNDIFYRDAGPTAFIHRVGLPMATYVGYIIDGLYESTAQIASLTSYAGAVPGSFIIRDLNGDGSITERVMVEAGGDFAVLGDNYPDFIFGMTQTLSFGNIDVRALFTGSFGGDNLRSEFFRTSRNIDGLFIVDSDYVQNMWLSPDQPGDGITPTMNGGAFGRQQYRDNNHSLILSDASYIWLRNLMVRYNFDKGALAGSSVYLSGDNLMILSPYPGNPDVTDRERANVAPGLDFGNYPIPRSFTFGIELNL; this is encoded by the coding sequence ATGCTTGTACTCGCTGTCTGTTCGGCCTTCACCTTTTCGCCGCAGCAGGCGCTCGCCCAGGGGACGGTGTCCGGTGTCATCACCGACGTGAAGACCGGTGATCCGCTTCCCGGCGCCACCGTCTCGCTGGTCGGCACCTCGAAAGGCGCCACGAGCGACCTGAACGGACGCTACACGATCACCAACGTGGCGCCCGGCACCTACATCGCGCGCGCCCGCTTCGTCGGGTTCGTGCCCATCGAACGCACCGACGTCGTCGTCACGGCCGGCGGCACGACGAATGTCGACTTCGGCATGACCGAGTCGGCGATCGACCTCGGCGAAGTGACGGTCGTCGGCTACGGTACCGTGCGCAGTGAGGACGTCACCGGCTCGGTGGGCGTCATCAACGCGGAAAACATCTCCGGCATGCCGCGTACGTCCGTCGACCAGGTCATCCAGGGCCAGATCGCCGGCGTGCAGGTGCAGACGGCGACAGGCGTCCCGGGCGGCGGTCCGAACATCCAGGTCCGCGGCATCGGCAACGTGGGCGCCGGCGGCCAGCCGCTGTACGTCGTCGACGGGTTTGCGCTGCCGCAGGCCGATCAGACGACGACCAACGTCCGCAACCCGCTGGCGGACATCCCGGCCGAGGACATCGCCTCGATCACGCTGCTCAAGGACGCCTCGGCGACCGCCATCTACGGCTCGCGCGCCTCGAACGGCGTCGTCATCGTGACGACGAAGAGCGGCTCCGCCGGCCCGCGCCAGCTGAGCATCTCGGCGTATTCGGGTCAGAACCACCCGATCGACCGCATGACGATCGACGCCGCCAACGGCTACGAGTTCGCGCTCTTCCAGAATCGACTCTGGCAGGGCCGTATCGACGCCGGGACCGCCACGGCGATTCCGGTGGAATACCAGAACCCCGAGCAGTACCGGGGGCAGGGCACCAACTGGTGGGATCAGATCAACCGCGTGTCGAACCAGTACAATATCCAGGTTTCGGCGAGCGGCGGCAGCAACCAGGTTCGGTCCTACTTCTCTGCCGGTTATACCCGCCAGGAAGGCCAGGTGCTTAATACGGACTTCAACCGCGTTTCCCTCCGCGCCAACCTGGAAGCCAACCTCTCCGACAAGGTCACGGCCGGCCTCCGCGTCGCGCCGGTGTTCTCCATCCGCAACCTCGGTTTCGAGGGTGGCACGGGCCGCGGCGGCAACAACGATCCGGGCGGCGGCGCCTGGATGATGTGCCCGCTCTCGCCGGTCCGCCTGGCCGACGGCAGCCTGAACCCGCAAATCGGCGACACGTCGGACGAAGTCGGGTGTACGGGCGTTTGGTCGCAGCCGAACCCGGTCCTCTGGCTCAACGAGGACGTGGACAAGCAGACGGGCCTCCGGGCCATCAGCAGCGCGTTCGTGAACTACGAAATCGTCGATGGCCTCGAGCTGCGCCAGAGCTTCAACGTCGACTACTCGAGCTCCGACCGCGAGCAGTTCCGCCCGTCGACGATCGGTCAGATCCGCGTCTCCCCGCCGACCGTTCCTTCCGGTTCGTTTGGCACCAGCTCCTACCTGAACTGGCTCTCGGAAACGACGCTGAACCTGACGAAGAACATCGGCCCCGGCCGGCTCGACGCCCTCGCGGGTGTCACGGCCCAGCGCGAAAACACGATCACGAGCGCCTTCAACGGCCTCTTCCCGAGCGACGACATCCGCACGCTCAACGTGGCTTTCAACCTGACGGGCAATACGAACGAACAGAGCTGGTCGCTGCTGTCCGGCCTGGCGCGTTTGAACTACAACATCAAGGACAAATACGTCTTTACCGGCACCATCCGTACGGACGGCTCCTCCCGCTTCGGCGAGAACAAACGCTGGGGTACGTTCCCCTCGGGCGCCTTCGCGTGGAACCTGCACAACGAGAAGTTCATGGCGGGGCTCCGCACCGACGTTCCCGAACTGCGCGCCCGCATCAGCTACGGCGAGACGGGTAACAACCAGATCGGCAACTACTCGCAGCTGGGTACCGTCGTGACGGGCAACTACGTGCTCGGCAACAACGAGGCCGCCGGCCGCCTGCTCAACACGCTGGGCAACGCCGACCTCGCCTGGGAAAAGACGGAAGAAGTCAACTTCGGTCTGGACGCCGCGCTGCACAACTACCAGGTGCGGCTCTCGATGGAGCTCTACCAGCGCAACACGAACAGCCTGCTGCTCCAGCGCGATCTGCCGTACCTGACGGGCTTCACGAACGTGACGCAGAACCTCGGCGAAATCCGCAACCGCGGTCTGGAACTGAGCCTGAGCACCGTGAACGTCAGCCGCGACAAGTTCTCGTGGACGACCGACTTCAACGTGGCCTTCAACCGCAACCAAGTGACCAAGCTGCCGGACGGCAACGACATCTTCTATCGTGATGCCGGCCCGACGGCCTTCATCCACCGTGTCGGCCTTCCGATGGCCACCTACGTCGGCTACATCATCGACGGCCTGTACGAAAGCACTGCCCAGATCGCGAGCCTGACGTCCTACGCCGGCGCCGTGCCGGGCAGCTTCATCATCCGCGACCTGAACGGCGACGGCTCCATCACGGAACGGGTCATGGTGGAAGCCGGCGGCGACTTCGCCGTGCTGGGTGACAACTACCCGGACTTCATCTTCGGCATGACGCAGACCCTGAGCTTCGGGAATATCGACGTCCGCGCGCTCTTCACGGGCTCGTTCGGCGGCGACAACCTGCGCTCGGAGTTCTTCCGTACGTCGCGTAACATCGACGGTCTGTTCATTGTGGACTCGGATTACGTCCAGAACATGTGGCTCTCCCCGGATCAGCCGGGCGACGGCATCACCCCGACGATGAACGGTGGCGCCTTCGGCCGGCAGCAGTACCGCGACAACAACCACTCGCTCATCCTGTCGGACGCCAGCTACATCTGGCTGCGCAACCTCATGGTGCGCTACAACTTCGACAAGGGTGCGCTGGCCGGTTCGAGCGTGTACCTCTCGGGCGACAACCTGATGATCCTCTCGCCGTATCCGGGCAACCCCGACGTCACCGACCGCGAGCGCGCCAACGTCGCGCCGGGTCTCGACTTTGGCAACTACCCGATTCCCAGGAGCTTCACCTTCGGCATCGAGCTGAACCTGTGA